A window of Nicotiana tabacum cultivar K326 chromosome 24, ASM71507v2, whole genome shotgun sequence contains these coding sequences:
- the LOC107774305 gene encoding uncharacterized protein LOC107774305 has protein sequence MISAMGKPFAEATKIGEMVENGLKTGRIISQSALRSTSQATQNGSGGLANRKKREEGAMMTSESPSYRPGTRCAYHSGAEGHDTEDCWTLKRAVENLIEQKRVVLRDKEVPNVINNPLPAHNNGTVIGMICDGKEFYPALKVIIAIADSEARPKAAVKQARNEKKINLTPQVAETNNGEALAKDAILYVPRAPRKEKLMLNTPKRFEQRKVMLNVPKLYVPKGTYVARGPVISPRLNEPVVISRAPQSPMRDPTAVPWNYSKTVVTYKGKEIMGEVNEMNQPRKYHNPEEQTMLKLSKDKRFPPKKPVSAEKVEDFFRKMKTSEYAIIDQLSKTPSQVSLLSLFISSNEHQKVLLKTLNEAYVPVETLVEQLARMAEQFFEVNRISFSRDDLPQEGATHNKALHLAVKCEGYYMKRVMLDGGSGVDICPLSMLQRMKIGTERIRPNNVCVRAFDVIKRDTIGEIDLILTIGPADFEVTFQSFYRDPPVPCLEAREGSEHIVYQAFEIVIVDQCKEGAPFPQSCLSNASVMVATEMIKHGYKPGKGIRVYLEGIIEPVTSTANEKFFGLGF, from the exons atgatatctgcAATGGGCAAACCTTTTGCAGAGGCCAcaaaaattggagaaatggtagaaaatggcttgaaaactggCCGAATCATAAGTCAATCTGCTTTGAGATCCACCTCCCAAGCCACCCAGAACGGCTCGGGAGGTTTAGCAAATCGAAAGAAGAGGGAAGAAGGAGCCATGATGACTTCAG AATCTCCATCATACCGGCCCGGTACTAGGTGTGCCTATCATTCGGGGGCAGAGGGTCATGATACGGAGGATTGTTGGACTCTTAAGAGAGCCGTTGAGAATTTGATAGAACAAAAACGAGTGGTGCTGAGGGACAAGGAAGTCCCCAATGTGATTAACAATCCATTACCGGCTCACAACAACGGGACGgtcattggaatgatttgtgatggtAAAGAGTTTTATCCAGCTTTGAAAGTTATCATCGCCATTGCTGATTCAGAGGCAAGACCTAAAGCGGCGGTGAAACAAGCCAGAAATGAGAAGAAAATCAATCTAACTCCTCAAGTTGCAGAAACAAATAATGGGGAAGCACTTGCTAAGGACGCAATTCTCTATGTTCCTAGGGCCCCAAGGAAAGAAAAACTCATGTTGAACACTCCCAAAAGATTTGAGCAGAGGAAAGTCATGCTAAATGTGCCAAAGTTGTATGTGCCAAAAGGGACTTATGTGGCGCGGGGGCcggtaatttcaccaaggctgaatgagcccgtggttattagCCGCGCACCACAGAGCCCTATGAGAGACCCCACTGCAGTCCCCTGGAATTATAGCAAAACAGTGGttacttacaaggggaaagagattATGGGAGAGGTGAACGAAATGAACCAACCTAGGAAGTACCATAACCCAGAAGAGCAAACGATGTTAAAACTGAGCAAGGATAAACGGTTTCCACCTAAGAAGCCTGTGAGTGCTGAGAAAGTAGAAGATTTTTTCCGAAAAATGAAAACTTCGGAATATGCAATAATTGACCAACTCAGTAAGACTCCTTCCCAGGTTTCACTTTTATCTCTTTTTATTAGCTCAAATGAACATCAGAAGGTACTCCTGAAAACATTGAACGAGGCATATGTCCCAGTTGAAACTTTAGTTGAACAACTGGCGAGAATGGCTGAACAATTCTTTGAAGTTAATAGGATTTCCTTCAGCCGTGATGATTTGCCCCAAGAGGGAGCCacccacaacaaagcccttcacTTGGCTGTCAAATGCGAAGGTTATTATATGAAGAGAGTCATGCTAGATGGCGGGTCTGGGGTtgacatttgccctctctcaatGCTCCAGAGGATGAAAATTGGAACAGAAAGAATTCGACCAAACAATGTATGTGTGCGCGCTTTTGATGTAATCAAACGAGACACAATAGGGgaaattgatttgattttgaccaTTGGCCCTGCAGATTTCGAAGTAACTTTCCAG TCCTTTTACAGGGACCCTCCAGTCCCATGTCTCGAAGCTAGAGAAGGAAGTGAGCACATTGTCTACCAAGCCTTTGAAATTGTGATCGTTGATCAATGCAAAGAAGGGGCCCCATTCCCTCAATCTTGCTTATCTAATGCATCGGTCATGGTCGCCACTGAAATGATTAAACATGGGTACAAGCCCGGAAAGGGGATCAGGGTATATCTAGAAGGCATCATAGAGCCTGTTACATCAACCGCCAATGAGAAGTTCTTCGGATTAGGTTTCTGA